The following nucleotide sequence is from Aspergillus luchuensis IFO 4308 DNA, chromosome 1, nearly complete sequence.
GCACCATCACCGTAGAGGAcgatggaggtggtgggcTCCTCGTTGTACTGCTGGGCGAAAGCGAGACCAGCACCGACGGGGACCTGAGCACCGACGATACCGTTACCACCGTAGAAGTTGGGGGCGAACATGTGCATGGAACCACCCTTTCCGTAGGCGATACCCTCACGGCGACCAAGCAGCTCACCGATGATGGAGCGGACGGTACCACCACGCATCATGGCGAAACCGTGGCAACGGTAGGCAGTGATGACCTTGTCGTCGCGGGTGATAGCGTGCTCGATACCGGTGGCGACGGCTTCCTGACCGGTAGACAAGTGGCAGAAACctctgatcttcttctccttgtaaAGACGGTCGGCGGCCATCTCCATACGTCTGAGCAATAGATTAGATCCTGCATGAGGCTTGtgggagaaaaagcaaagggcCTAACGGCGGCCATACCTCATCGAAACCATGTCGTAGTACATCTGCTTGAGCTCCTTCTTGGTGATCTCCAGGGTGTACGGGGGAGGGTCGATCTCGTAGGTCTCGAAGCTCTCGTCGGAGAGGCGGACAGTGAAGGGCTTGTCATCCTCCTATAGACAGATGATAATCGCATTAGTTGAGGCCATTGCGGAGGTCAATCCGGGATATCCAGGGAGCTCTCAACGAACCTGGGGGACATTTTCAGCATGCGACGAAGCGGCGTCGGTGGTGACGGAGCGACGAGCAAGAGGAGTGAGGGCCTGACGCCTCAAGGGCGCGGACTGACGGACCGCAGCGCGGAACAACATGATGGACGAGAGGGAGGGTCCAAACCGGGGAGGGTAtagaggagctggaggagaggaagggagatTCTGTtatcttcaacttcctcaacggAGATGTTGGGAACAAACTTTCCCCTGCGGCTAGGCGGAATTCGGCAGGCGGCTTATCTAAGCCCGCTTCCCTTCGGGGCCGTCCGGTGTAGGGCCCCTGCAAACCACACAAACACCTGTTCTTTTCACGCCTGCtgcttcttttattcttctacTGGCCTCAATTCACTCATTCCCTtgattctctctctctactacCGCTATCAATACACAGGCTCATCTTTCTCCCATCAATTGAGCTTGTCAATTGCGCCATTGAGCTCGTTACGGCGAACGGGCCCCTCTGATCGCCATGgccaaccaaccacatcACTCCTTCGCTGTTTATCGGACCTTTGTTCACCCGATCACTGGCCAGACCGACTCTTAGCCTAAGGCACTACTGGGTTCCGTGTCTTTCCGAGCCTGTCTCAGCGTTGATTCAATAAAGGCGGTCACGTCCTCCCAGATAGTATGGCGACATGCGTGATAGCATGTTGATATGGGCACCATTACTACTGTCCCAAACTAGAATCAGCACATTTCTATCCAGCAGAAGTGATCGCGATGCATTAGCAATTGAACACCAGCGGTCATAAGCTGCCATCAAGCTCATGCGGACAAAAGTCCGAACACATGGTTTCCGAGCTAGGATTTATATCCGATAAGCGCAGCAGCTCACCGCGTCTATCTCTTGACACTGCCTCCAAATGCAAATGTGGGTGAGACGAAGCCTTTAACTGAGTTC
It contains:
- the PDA1 gene encoding pyruvate dehydrogenase (acetyl-transferring) subunit E1 alpha (BUSCO:EOG09262Q8D;~COG:C;~EggNog:ENOG410PFYV;~InterPro:IPR017597,IPR029061,IPR001017;~PFAM:PF00676;~go_component: GO:0043231 - intracellular membrane-bounded organelle [Evidence IEA];~go_function: GO:0004739 - pyruvate dehydrogenase (acetyl-transferring) activity [Evidence IEA];~go_function: GO:0016624 - oxidoreductase activity, acting on the aldehyde or oxo group of donors, disulfide as acceptor [Evidence IEA];~go_process: GO:0006086 - acetyl-CoA biosynthetic process from pyruvate [Evidence IEA]), whose translation is MLFRAAVRQSAPLRRQALTPLARRSVTTDAASSHAENVPQEDDKPFTVRLSDESFETYEIDPPPYTLEITKKELKQMYYDMVSMRRMEMAADRLYKEKKIRGFCHLSTGQEAVATGIEHAITRDDKVITAYRCHGFAMMRGGTVRSIIGELLGRREGIAYGKGGSMHMFAPNFYGGNGIVGAQVPVGAGLAFAQQYNEEPTTSIVLYGDGASNQGQVFEAFNMAKLWNLPVLFGCENNKYGMGTSAARSSALTEYYKRGQYIPGIKVNGMDVLATKAAVKYGKDWAVAGNGPLVYEYVTYRYGGHSMSDPGTTYRSREEIQRMRSTNDPIAGLKQKILDWNVCSEDELKSLDKAARAHVDEEVAIAEKMPLPDNTPRILFEDIYVRGSEPKWMRGRTVDETFYY